The following are encoded together in the Flammeovirga agarivorans genome:
- a CDS encoding penicillin-binding protein, giving the protein MGIRHSILNRVRIAFLFILGIAVAIIVRISDLQFVEKDRWEKAGIANRVKIRRVDATRGNILADDGSLLATSIPFYKLAFDPMVASDSVFLKGVDSLSYQLSRYFKEKSKSQYDSLLRTARKKKRRYLVLSHKQIKHQDKKYIERWPIFREGRHKGGVIFDKVEKRFKPFDDLGRRTIGFIRKDDKAKFTGRGLEFSFNQDLAGTDGEALFQRVSGNQWKPLDNGAQIRAKNGFDIQTTLNMEFEEHAHQVLKDALIKHDANFGTVLLMEVHTGEIKAIVNLGQNKEGNYVEDFNYAIQGVMEPGSTFKGASMLAVLEESDINIKDSVNTGEGKYQFYDECIMTDAHQYGFGMLSVEEVIEKSSNIGISKLVFKNFRENPERFFKYLDRYNLTSTIGFQMEGEGKPNISRPGDPSWSGCSLPWISIGYEVEVSPLQVLTFYNAVANEGKMITPYIVKKILQGNEVIKEYDSNVIRKSIASERSIKALQGMLKKVVDSGTARKINKADFSIAGKTGTTQKLKGGRYTKNYFTSFVGYFPADKPRYSMIVAIDEPKGNAKYGGDVCAPVFLEIAEVVYNRTTERDIHYVNNENEAAFPYIKAGNYNDLLLLSDAFDIQQVSENTSPWVRTRVKGDTIAWVDTKIRRGTMPDVRGMTLRDAMYLIESEGAQVTVNGTGRVVTQSITPGGRINSKTQVYLKLQ; this is encoded by the coding sequence ATGGGAATTCGACATTCCATTTTAAATAGAGTTAGAATTGCATTCCTTTTTATTTTAGGCATCGCAGTGGCAATTATTGTTAGAATATCTGATTTACAATTTGTTGAAAAAGACAGATGGGAAAAAGCAGGTATTGCCAACCGTGTTAAAATAAGAAGAGTAGATGCAACAAGAGGCAATATTTTAGCAGATGATGGCAGTTTGTTAGCCACATCCATTCCTTTTTACAAGTTAGCATTTGACCCAATGGTAGCATCAGACAGCGTTTTCCTAAAGGGCGTTGATTCTCTTAGTTACCAATTATCAAGATATTTCAAGGAAAAAAGTAAAAGTCAATACGATTCACTTTTAAGAACTGCTCGAAAAAAGAAAAGACGTTATTTAGTTTTATCCCATAAACAGATAAAACATCAAGACAAGAAATATATCGAACGTTGGCCGATTTTTAGAGAAGGGCGTCACAAGGGTGGTGTAATCTTCGATAAAGTTGAAAAACGTTTCAAACCTTTTGATGATCTAGGAAGAAGAACAATTGGGTTCATTCGTAAAGACGACAAAGCAAAATTTACTGGTAGAGGTTTAGAGTTTAGTTTTAACCAAGATTTGGCAGGTACAGACGGAGAAGCCTTATTCCAAAGAGTATCAGGAAACCAGTGGAAACCACTTGATAATGGTGCACAGATTCGAGCAAAAAATGGTTTCGATATTCAAACTACTCTAAATATGGAGTTTGAAGAGCATGCACATCAAGTATTAAAAGATGCACTTATTAAACATGATGCAAACTTTGGTACTGTACTATTGATGGAGGTGCATACAGGTGAAATTAAAGCAATCGTTAACCTTGGTCAAAATAAGGAAGGAAATTATGTTGAGGATTTCAATTATGCTATTCAAGGTGTAATGGAACCTGGGTCTACCTTTAAAGGAGCTTCAATGTTGGCTGTTTTGGAAGAATCTGATATTAACATAAAAGACTCTGTCAACACTGGTGAAGGTAAATACCAATTCTATGATGAGTGTATCATGACAGATGCACACCAGTATGGGTTCGGTATGTTATCTGTTGAGGAAGTGATTGAAAAATCATCTAATATTGGTATATCAAAACTAGTTTTTAAGAATTTCCGAGAGAACCCTGAAAGGTTTTTCAAATACCTTGACCGTTATAATTTAACGTCAACCATAGGGTTCCAAATGGAAGGTGAAGGTAAACCAAATATTAGTAGACCGGGTGACCCGAGTTGGAGTGGTTGCTCTCTTCCTTGGATTTCTATTGGTTACGAGGTAGAAGTATCCCCTCTTCAAGTACTTACTTTCTATAATGCTGTCGCGAATGAGGGCAAAATGATTACTCCATATATCGTAAAAAAGATTTTACAAGGAAATGAAGTAATTAAAGAATATGATTCGAATGTAATCCGTAAAAGCATCGCTTCTGAACGTTCTATTAAAGCACTTCAAGGGATGTTGAAAAAAGTGGTAGATAGTGGTACTGCTCGAAAAATCAACAAAGCAGATTTTAGTATTGCAGGTAAAACAGGTACAACACAAAAACTTAAAGGAGGTAGATATACAAAAAATTACTTTACTTCTTTTGTTGGGTATTTCCCTGCCGATAAGCCAAGGTACTCAATGATTGTAGCTATTGATGAACCAAAAGGAAATGCTAAATATGGTGGAGATGTTTGTGCTCCTGTATTTTTAGAAATTGCAGAAGTAGTTTACAACAGAACTACAGAAAGAGATATTCACTATGTAAATAATGAAAACGAAGCTGCTTTCCCTTATATAAAAGCAGGAAATTATAACGATTTATTACTCCTTTCAGATGCGTTTGACATCCAACAGGTATCTGAGAATACTTCCCCATGGGTTAGAACAAGAGTGAAAGGAGATACAATTGCATGGGTAGACACAAAAATTAGAAGAGGAACTATGCCAGATGTTCGAGGCATGACTTTAAGGGATGCGATGTACTTGATCGAAAGCGAAGGTGCTCAGGTGACTGTAAACGGAACTGGAAGAGTTGTCACACAATCCATAACACCTGGCGGAAGAATCAATAGTAAAACTCAGGTTTACCTTAAATTACAATAA
- a CDS encoding DUF481 domain-containing protein: MKRLALLLLFTLPLFSNAQDLDSLVMTNGDLIVGEIKSMDRGVVEIETDYSDSNFKIEWSGIQKMFCHTNFLISLSDGRRYNGHITSTTPETFHIISDEDGTVDVTPNDIVYLKSVNQSFLSKLSANIDLGYSYTKANNLSQLNLGTFLGYTSNRWSATLTGTSLRSTQDNSDDIARNEGNLTGNYFLPHDFYFTASAGYLTNTEQSINLRLIFSGGFGKYIIHTNTAYWGFSTGASYLNETFSPVTDETTGQSTTADPRSSAEWYLGTEVNLFDTGDLSFFTGAKGYRSLSNEDRWRADVNANIKYDLPLDFYIKMGYNMNYDSKPAEAGKEVDFQYTFGFGWEL; encoded by the coding sequence ATGAAAAGGCTAGCATTACTGCTTTTGTTTACACTACCCTTATTTTCCAACGCACAGGATTTGGATTCCCTAGTGATGACCAATGGTGACCTTATAGTTGGTGAAATCAAAAGTATGGATAGAGGTGTTGTCGAAATTGAAACAGACTACTCTGATTCCAACTTTAAAATTGAATGGAGTGGTATCCAGAAAATGTTCTGTCATACTAACTTCCTAATTTCATTATCAGATGGTCGAAGATATAACGGACATATCACCTCTACTACCCCTGAAACATTTCATATTATTAGTGATGAAGACGGCACAGTAGATGTAACGCCAAATGATATCGTTTATTTAAAATCAGTTAATCAATCATTCTTAAGTAAGTTATCCGCCAATATTGATTTAGGATATAGTTATACAAAAGCTAATAACTTATCTCAACTAAACCTAGGAACATTCCTAGGGTATACTTCGAACCGTTGGAGTGCGACCTTAACAGGTACGAGCTTAAGATCAACGCAAGATAATTCTGATGATATTGCAAGAAATGAAGGAAACCTTACCGGTAACTACTTTTTACCTCATGATTTCTACTTTACTGCATCTGCTGGTTACTTAACCAACACAGAACAATCCATCAATCTTCGTTTAATATTCTCTGGTGGTTTTGGTAAGTATATTATTCATACCAATACAGCTTATTGGGGTTTTTCTACTGGTGCATCGTACTTAAATGAAACTTTTTCACCGGTTACTGATGAAACAACTGGACAAAGTACAACTGCTGATCCTAGGTCATCTGCAGAATGGTATTTAGGTACTGAGGTTAACCTTTTTGATACAGGTGATCTATCCTTTTTCACTGGAGCAAAAGGATATCGTTCATTATCTAACGAAGACCGTTGGCGTGCTGACGTTAATGCAAATATCAAATATGATTTGCCTTTAGACTTCTACATCAAGATGGGTTACAATATGAACTACGATAGTAAACCTGCGGAAGCTGGCAAAGAAGTCGATTTCCAGTATACATTCGGTTTCGGATGGGAGCTATAA
- a CDS encoding DUF4178 domain-containing protein: protein MPFGFFKKKKKEEPHYDPTNISIRDLRKGYVLDYDLQSWEVTEEYEYDWGGGEFSWEYKLQSATESVFLSIEDDDFLTGTVNKKIMWGKLPDEVEDGITSKGKPPKKITFNGKTYYRDSKNVGFWRNVHTTSSDNSSEYMSWEYYDDSEKFVLTIEQFDDEEFEASLGVVEEPDKFTNILPNTND, encoded by the coding sequence ATGCCATTCGGATTTTTCAAGAAAAAGAAAAAAGAGGAACCTCATTACGATCCTACCAATATATCAATTCGCGACCTAAGAAAAGGTTATGTATTAGACTATGATTTACAATCTTGGGAAGTTACAGAAGAATATGAATACGATTGGGGTGGCGGAGAATTCTCTTGGGAATATAAATTACAAAGTGCTACTGAGTCAGTATTTTTAAGTATTGAAGATGATGATTTTCTAACAGGCACTGTCAATAAAAAAATTATGTGGGGCAAATTACCAGACGAAGTTGAAGACGGTATCACTTCTAAAGGAAAACCTCCTAAAAAGATTACTTTCAACGGTAAGACATATTACAGGGACAGCAAAAACGTTGGATTCTGGAGAAATGTACATACCACTTCAAGTGATAACAGTTCAGAATATATGAGTTGGGAATATTATGATGATTCTGAAAAGTTCGTCTTAACCATTGAGCAATTCGATGATGAAGAATTTGAAGCTTCTTTAGGAGTTGTTGAAGAACCTGATAAATTCACTAATATTTTACCAAACACAAACGACTAA
- the rmuC gene encoding DNA recombination protein RmuC has product MESISPTILVVITLLVICLSVFITYFFLRNKYAKAILLNEQYQLSQQKIEEEQNNRNNQLLQLQSEKQQLTSLLAVKESEANQFQERLNEVSQKNRVLDDKYAQLNQEAATFKNTAFHSQKRLEQLEQDFDELRTKYAEEIRKGVELSTLNHTLNEKIEKSSHELTQLQQQFKTEFENLANRIFEEKSSKFATQNKLNLDVILSPFKDQIDGFKKKIEDNYGKESNERHSLRTEIELLRKLNVKIAEDAQNLTKALKGDTKKQGDWGEMILDSVLRKSGLREGFEYLVQPSYNNENGERQRPDVVINYPGNKQVIVDSKVSLNAYDRYVSAVDREQQDRESALHVNAIKKHIDDLSFRDYQNLPAIKSLDYVLMFIPIEPAFLLALQQDETLWDYAYKKKVVIVGPTTLMSTLKVIEELWRNENQQQNIEEVIRQATAIYNKARGFVDTLLNLQRKIGGTKDDVDKAIKQLHTGKGNLIKLLSDMKLKGDIKTSQSIPEELEELSNKKGELT; this is encoded by the coding sequence ATGGAAAGCATATCACCAACTATTTTAGTGGTTATAACTCTATTAGTTATTTGTTTATCAGTGTTTATTACCTACTTCTTTTTAAGAAATAAGTATGCTAAAGCAATCTTACTTAATGAGCAATACCAGTTATCACAGCAAAAAATTGAGGAAGAACAAAATAATAGAAATAATCAGCTTCTTCAGTTGCAGTCGGAAAAACAACAATTGACTTCTTTACTAGCAGTAAAAGAATCAGAAGCAAATCAATTTCAAGAAAGATTAAATGAGGTAAGCCAAAAGAATAGGGTGTTAGATGATAAATATGCTCAATTAAACCAAGAGGCAGCAACCTTTAAAAATACAGCTTTCCATTCACAGAAAAGATTAGAACAGCTAGAACAGGATTTTGATGAGTTGAGAACTAAATATGCTGAAGAAATTAGAAAAGGAGTAGAATTATCAACTCTCAATCATACGTTGAATGAGAAAATTGAAAAGAGTTCTCATGAACTTACTCAATTACAGCAACAGTTTAAGACAGAGTTTGAAAATTTAGCAAATAGGATTTTCGAGGAAAAATCATCTAAGTTTGCAACCCAGAATAAATTGAATCTTGATGTGATATTGTCGCCTTTTAAAGATCAAATTGATGGATTTAAAAAGAAAATTGAAGACAATTATGGCAAAGAGTCCAACGAACGTCACTCTCTAAGAACAGAGATTGAGTTATTAAGAAAATTGAATGTAAAGATTGCTGAGGATGCTCAGAACTTAACGAAAGCATTAAAAGGAGATACAAAGAAACAAGGTGATTGGGGTGAAATGATTCTCGATTCTGTTTTAAGGAAATCAGGATTAAGAGAAGGATTTGAATACCTTGTGCAACCATCTTACAATAACGAGAACGGTGAAAGACAACGCCCTGATGTGGTTATCAATTATCCAGGAAATAAACAGGTAATTGTTGATTCTAAAGTTTCTTTGAATGCTTATGATAGATATGTTTCAGCTGTAGATCGCGAACAACAAGATAGAGAGTCTGCTTTACATGTAAATGCTATTAAAAAACATATTGATGATTTGTCATTTAGAGATTATCAGAATTTGCCAGCTATAAAATCACTGGACTATGTTCTAATGTTTATTCCAATAGAACCGGCCTTTTTATTAGCGTTACAACAAGATGAAACTCTTTGGGATTATGCGTATAAGAAGAAAGTGGTGATTGTTGGCCCAACAACGCTAATGTCAACTTTAAAAGTGATAGAAGAGTTATGGAGAAACGAAAATCAACAACAAAATATAGAAGAAGTTATTCGACAGGCTACAGCAATTTATAATAAGGCGAGAGGCTTTGTAGATACTTTATTGAACTTGCAGAGAAAAATAGGTGGAACAAAAGATGATGTCGATAAAGCCATCAAGCAATTGCACACAGGTAAAGGGAACTTAATCAAACTACTCTCTGATATGAAACTAAAAGGAGATATTAAAACATCCCAGTCTATCCCTGAAGAGTTAGAAGAATTATCAAACAAAAAAGGGGAGTTGACATAA
- a CDS encoding UDP-N-acetylmuramoyl-L-alanyl-D-glutamate--2,6-diaminopimelate ligase → MEKKNITQLLKGLEFELVQGNLQQEVSDVQLDSRKLTDNSLFIAIKGNALDAHRFIPKAIELGAKTILLEDIPESLVDGVTYIKLNNTGQAAGLVAANFYDNPSDKIKVVAITGTNGKTTVVTLLQNLFIKLGYNTGALTTIENKINDEVIPTKLTTPDPVTLQYLLSEMVKKNCSFCFMEASSHAIVQGRLHGIQLTGAIFSNISHDHLDYHGTMKEYINAKKRLFDTLPKSAFALVNIDDKRGPVMLQNCNAKHYSFALHTMANFKGKLIDNTFEGIQMEVNGHEAWFQLIGSFNAYNVLTAFATASCLGEDEISTLQALSELKPARGRFEQLVSPKNIRGIIDYAHTPDALENVLETIKDIKEDGERIITVVGCGGDRDKSKRPIMAKTAAMLSEEVILTSDNPRTEDPDEILDEMQEGISPTQARRTQVIVDRKEAILKAVEMAEPRDIILIAGKGHETYQEVNGIREHFDDKEELYKAFQQ, encoded by the coding sequence ATGGAAAAGAAAAATATCACACAACTTTTAAAAGGCTTAGAATTTGAGTTAGTTCAAGGAAACTTACAACAAGAAGTATCTGATGTTCAATTGGACTCTAGAAAATTAACAGACAATAGCCTTTTTATTGCCATTAAAGGTAATGCTCTAGATGCTCACCGCTTCATCCCCAAAGCGATTGAACTTGGTGCAAAAACAATTCTTCTTGAAGATATCCCTGAATCATTAGTTGATGGGGTCACCTATATAAAATTAAATAATACAGGACAGGCTGCAGGTTTAGTTGCTGCCAATTTTTACGATAATCCTTCTGATAAAATAAAGGTTGTTGCAATAACTGGTACTAACGGAAAAACAACTGTAGTTACGTTATTACAAAACTTATTTATCAAGTTAGGATATAATACTGGTGCACTTACTACCATTGAAAATAAAATCAATGATGAAGTAATTCCAACAAAATTAACAACACCTGACCCTGTCACTCTACAGTATTTATTATCAGAGATGGTAAAAAAGAACTGTTCTTTTTGTTTTATGGAAGCCAGTTCTCATGCTATTGTTCAAGGTAGATTACATGGCATTCAACTAACAGGTGCTATTTTTTCAAATATAAGCCATGATCATTTAGACTATCATGGAACAATGAAAGAGTACATCAACGCTAAAAAACGATTGTTTGATACTCTTCCAAAGAGTGCTTTTGCTCTTGTAAATATTGATGATAAGAGAGGCCCTGTGATGCTTCAGAATTGTAATGCCAAACACTATTCGTTTGCTTTACATACTATGGCCAACTTTAAAGGCAAACTTATTGACAATACATTTGAAGGTATTCAGATGGAAGTCAATGGACATGAAGCATGGTTTCAGTTAATTGGTTCTTTTAACGCATACAATGTACTGACAGCTTTTGCCACTGCATCTTGCCTTGGTGAAGATGAGATCAGTACTTTACAAGCTCTATCAGAGCTAAAGCCTGCCAGAGGTCGTTTTGAGCAGTTAGTTTCTCCCAAAAACATTAGAGGAATTATTGACTATGCCCATACTCCAGACGCTTTAGAAAATGTTCTTGAAACTATTAAGGATATTAAAGAAGATGGTGAAAGAATCATCACTGTAGTAGGTTGTGGCGGTGATCGTGATAAATCAAAGAGACCTATTATGGCAAAAACTGCTGCAATGCTTAGTGAAGAAGTCATACTTACCTCTGATAATCCTCGAACTGAAGATCCTGATGAAATTCTTGATGAGATGCAAGAAGGAATATCACCAACACAGGCTAGAAGGACTCAAGTTATTGTTGATCGTAAAGAAGCCATTCTAAAAGCCGTAGAAATGGCAGAACCAAGAGATATCATTTTAATCGCTGGTAAAGGACATGAAACTTACCAAGAAGTAAATGGTATCAGAGAACACTTTGACGACAAAGAGGAATTATATAAAGCTTTTCAACAATAA
- a CDS encoding polyamine aminopropyltransferase, giving the protein MASFLSKSNTLKLALFATGLSGIVAEYVLSTLATYFLGNSVLQWTLTLSFMLFAMGLGSRYSKYIDKNLLEKFIWVEFTLSFLVSFCSIIAYGISAYVSFKKHLLIFPLPLDGVVIYTTSILIGFLIGLEIPLATRLNDSFESLKVNISSVMEKDYFGSLFGGLFFAFVGLPFLGLTYTPFVLGFVNLFVAILLLWRLDDIIHPKYVKTLKSASIALFAVIAIGMYYAKDVINYGEQKLYKDQVVFQEQTAYQRIVVTQWKEDYWLYINGHLQLSTFDEWLYHEPMAIPAMKLYNQPKNILILGGGDGCLAREVLKFNSVESITLVDLDPAITNLAIEHPIFRKLNDNSLSNPKVKVINDDAFTFLERDNNFYDVILLDFPDPKSIELGRLQSLENFRQCYKHLRPHGVVVTQAGSPYYATKAFYCIEKTMQAADFNTVPLHNQILTLGEWGWIVGGKDMSSDEMKSKIRHANLDDIPTKWLNKEALYSISTFGKALIDFDSTKVEINTVHNPVLPTYYGKANWDLF; this is encoded by the coding sequence ATGGCTTCGTTTTTATCGAAATCTAACACTTTAAAACTAGCATTATTTGCAACAGGCCTATCAGGAATTGTAGCAGAATATGTTTTATCTACTTTAGCTACATACTTTCTTGGTAATTCCGTTTTACAGTGGACACTAACCCTATCCTTTATGCTTTTTGCTATGGGTTTAGGAAGTAGATACAGTAAGTACATCGACAAAAATTTATTAGAAAAATTTATCTGGGTAGAATTTACTTTATCGTTTTTAGTATCATTTTGCTCAATAATCGCTTATGGGATTTCTGCCTATGTTAGTTTTAAAAAGCATTTATTGATTTTCCCATTACCACTTGATGGAGTAGTTATTTATACCACAAGTATTCTAATTGGTTTTCTGATTGGACTTGAAATACCTCTTGCCACTAGATTAAATGACTCTTTCGAAAGCCTTAAAGTAAATATTTCTTCAGTGATGGAGAAAGATTACTTTGGTAGCTTATTTGGTGGTTTATTCTTTGCATTTGTAGGTCTTCCTTTTCTAGGGTTAACCTACACTCCTTTTGTCCTTGGATTTGTCAATTTATTTGTAGCTATTTTACTTTTATGGAGACTGGACGACATCATTCACCCTAAGTATGTCAAAACTCTAAAGAGTGCTAGTATTGCTTTATTCGCAGTGATTGCCATAGGAATGTATTACGCAAAAGATGTCATTAACTACGGTGAACAAAAGCTATACAAAGATCAAGTAGTTTTTCAGGAGCAAACTGCCTACCAACGAATTGTAGTTACACAATGGAAAGAAGATTATTGGTTATATATTAATGGCCACTTACAATTAAGCACATTTGATGAATGGTTATACCACGAACCCATGGCAATACCGGCAATGAAGCTGTATAACCAACCTAAGAATATTTTAATACTTGGAGGTGGAGATGGATGCTTAGCAAGGGAAGTCTTAAAATTCAATTCTGTAGAAAGTATCACATTAGTTGATCTAGACCCTGCGATAACCAACTTGGCCATAGAACATCCAATATTCAGGAAATTGAATGATAACTCTTTGTCTAACCCTAAAGTAAAAGTAATCAATGATGACGCATTTACTTTTTTAGAAAGAGACAACAATTTCTATGATGTTATCCTTTTGGATTTTCCCGATCCAAAATCAATTGAACTAGGAAGACTACAATCACTTGAGAACTTTAGACAATGTTACAAGCATTTGCGTCCACATGGTGTTGTAGTCACTCAAGCAGGAAGTCCTTATTATGCAACAAAAGCTTTTTATTGTATTGAAAAGACTATGCAAGCTGCTGATTTCAATACTGTGCCTTTGCATAATCAGATTCTTACTTTAGGCGAATGGGGTTGGATTGTTGGAGGAAAAGATATGTCATCAGATGAAATGAAAAGCAAAATCAGACATGCCAACTTAGATGATATACCTACGAAATGGCTAAACAAAGAGGCGTTATATTCTATCTCAACTTTCGGTAAAGCATTAATTGATTTTGACAGTACCAAAGTAGAAATAAACACCGTTCATAATCCAGTGCTCCCTACCTATTATGGTAAAGCAAACTGGGATTTATTCTAA
- a CDS encoding FtsL-like putative cell division protein: MRSNTYKTVVEEPKKVKKDSPFSKWFANLPKWKFLSNDAEDENSQYIQKVVFVTFLGIIYIANSFQAEKSHLRINQLEKSVERLRVEYSTLKYDFINESKRSKIEEKAANMGLVPLENAPIVITVPNLEDN, translated from the coding sequence ATGAGATCAAATACTTATAAAACTGTAGTAGAAGAACCCAAAAAGGTGAAGAAGGATAGCCCATTTTCAAAGTGGTTTGCCAACTTACCTAAATGGAAATTTTTATCTAATGACGCGGAAGATGAGAACAGCCAATACATTCAAAAAGTTGTTTTCGTAACTTTTCTTGGAATCATATATATCGCAAATAGTTTTCAAGCTGAAAAATCGCATTTACGTATCAATCAACTGGAAAAATCTGTAGAACGGCTTAGAGTAGAATATAGTACTCTAAAGTATGATTTCATCAATGAAAGTAAGAGAAGTAAAATCGAAGAAAAGGCTGCGAATATGGGGTTAGTTCCTTTAGAGAATGCTCCTATTGTTATTACTGTTCCAAATTTAGAAGACAACTAA